A portion of the Sus scrofa isolate TJ Tabasco breed Duroc chromosome 5, Sscrofa11.1, whole genome shotgun sequence genome contains these proteins:
- the RAD52 gene encoding DNA repair protein RAD52 homolog isoform X8 — protein MSGTEETVLGGRDRHPTGGNSVLCFGQYQYTAEEYQAIQNALRQRLGPEYISSRMAGGGQKVCYIEGHRVINLANEMFGYNGWAHSITQQNVDFVDLNNGKFYVGVCAFVRVQLKDGSYHEDVGYGVSEGLKSKALSLEKARKEAVTDGLKRALRSFGNALGNCILDKDYLRSLNKLPRQLPLEVDLTKAKRQDFEPSVEQARYSSCRQNTALVPPKPQEVTSPCRPSYSNGPHVVTQGDKDSSSRSLASCTMDSDATYLRKLRQKQLQQQFREKMERQQQGPPSTLPTEKKDQGPLAKHSTPGIAVSEPLTKTAVLADSLEMWDMVLDVADSVVQPLAKPEPLQTPATSVPKNQMETQNRTHQNPQAKPEPWHFQTHHLNQHIAGDCDSSRKNQDMKKRKLDPS, from the exons ATGTCTGGGACTGAAGAAACAGTTCTTGGAGGCCGCGACAGGCATCCTACTGGTGGCAACTCTGTATTATGCTTTGGTCAG TACCAGTACACAGCAGAAGAGTACCAGGCCATCCAGAATGCTctgaggcagaggctgggcccAGAATATATAAGTAGCCGCATGGCTGGAGGAGGCCAGAAG GTGTGTTACATTGAGGGTCACAGGGTAATTaatctggccaatgagatgtttGGCTACAATGGCTGGGCCCACTCTATCACACAGCAGAATGTGG ATTTTGTTGACCTTAACAATGGCAAGTTCTACGTGGGAGTCTGTGCATTTGTGAGAGTCCAGTTGAAG GATGGCTCGTATCACGAAGACGTGGGTTATGGTGTTAGCGAGGGCCTCAAGTCAAAAGCCTTGTCTCTGGAAAAGGCGAGGAAGGAGGCAGTGACAGACGGGTTGAAGCGTGCACTGAG AAGTTTTGGGAATGCACTTGGAAATTGTATTCTGGACAAAGACTATCTGAGGTCCCTTAACAAGCTTCCACGCCAG ctGCCTCTTGAAGTAGATTTAACGAAAGCAAAGAGACAAGATTTTGAACCATCTGTGGAACAAGCCAGATATAGCAGCTGCCGACAGAATACAGCTCTGGTGCCCCCCAAGCCACAGGAGGTGACCTCCCCTTGCAGACCCAGCTACTCCAATGGCCCCCATGTTGTGACACAGGGGGATAAGGACAGCAGCTCCCG AAGCCTGGCCTCCTGCACTATGGATAGTGATGCCACATACCTGCGGAAGCTCCGGCAGAAACAGCTGCAGCAGCAGTTCCGGGAGAAAATGGAGAGGCAGCAGCAGGGTCCCCCCTCTACTCTACCCACTGAAAAGAAGGATCAAG GACCACTGGCGAAGCACAGCACTCCCGGAATTGCTGTTTCAGAGCCACTCACTAAGACAGCCGTCCTTGCAG ACAGTCTTGAAATGTGGGACATGGTTCTTGATGTAGCAGACAGTGTGGTCCAGCCCTTGGCTAAACCAGAACCACTGCAGACCCCTGCCACCTCAGTCCCGAAGAACCAGATGGAGACTCAGAACAGGACCCACCAGAATCCACAAGCAAAACCTGAACCCTGGCACTTCCAGACTCACCATCTTAACCAGCACATAGCAG GAGACTGTGATTCCTCTAGGAAGAACCAGGacatgaagaaaaggaaattagatcCATCTTAA
- the RAD52 gene encoding DNA repair protein RAD52 homolog isoform X7, with product MSGTEETVLGGRDRHPTGGNSVLCFGQYQYTAEEYQAIQNALRQRLGPEYISSRMAGGGQKVCYIEGHRVINLANEMFGYNGWAHSITQQNVDFVDLNNGKFYVGVCAFVRVQLKDGSYHEDVGYGVSEGLKSKALSLEKARKEAVTDGLKRALRSFGNALGNCILDKDYLRSLNKLPRQLPLEVDLTKAKRQDFEPSVEQARYSSCRQNTALVPPKPQEVTSPCRPSYSNGPHVVTQGDKDSSSRSLASCTMDSDATYLRKLRQKQLQQQFREKMERQQQGPPSTLPTEKKDQAGPLAKHSTPGIAVSEPLTKTAVLADSLEMWDMVLDVADSVVQPLAKPEPLQTPATSVPKNQMETQNRTHQNPQAKPEPWHFQTHHLNQHIAGDCDSSRKNQDMKKRKLDPS from the exons ATGTCTGGGACTGAAGAAACAGTTCTTGGAGGCCGCGACAGGCATCCTACTGGTGGCAACTCTGTATTATGCTTTGGTCAG TACCAGTACACAGCAGAAGAGTACCAGGCCATCCAGAATGCTctgaggcagaggctgggcccAGAATATATAAGTAGCCGCATGGCTGGAGGAGGCCAGAAG GTGTGTTACATTGAGGGTCACAGGGTAATTaatctggccaatgagatgtttGGCTACAATGGCTGGGCCCACTCTATCACACAGCAGAATGTGG ATTTTGTTGACCTTAACAATGGCAAGTTCTACGTGGGAGTCTGTGCATTTGTGAGAGTCCAGTTGAAG GATGGCTCGTATCACGAAGACGTGGGTTATGGTGTTAGCGAGGGCCTCAAGTCAAAAGCCTTGTCTCTGGAAAAGGCGAGGAAGGAGGCAGTGACAGACGGGTTGAAGCGTGCACTGAG AAGTTTTGGGAATGCACTTGGAAATTGTATTCTGGACAAAGACTATCTGAGGTCCCTTAACAAGCTTCCACGCCAG ctGCCTCTTGAAGTAGATTTAACGAAAGCAAAGAGACAAGATTTTGAACCATCTGTGGAACAAGCCAGATATAGCAGCTGCCGACAGAATACAGCTCTGGTGCCCCCCAAGCCACAGGAGGTGACCTCCCCTTGCAGACCCAGCTACTCCAATGGCCCCCATGTTGTGACACAGGGGGATAAGGACAGCAGCTCCCG AAGCCTGGCCTCCTGCACTATGGATAGTGATGCCACATACCTGCGGAAGCTCCGGCAGAAACAGCTGCAGCAGCAGTTCCGGGAGAAAATGGAGAGGCAGCAGCAGGGTCCCCCCTCTACTCTACCCACTGAAAAGAAGGATCAAG CAGGACCACTGGCGAAGCACAGCACTCCCGGAATTGCTGTTTCAGAGCCACTCACTAAGACAGCCGTCCTTGCAG ACAGTCTTGAAATGTGGGACATGGTTCTTGATGTAGCAGACAGTGTGGTCCAGCCCTTGGCTAAACCAGAACCACTGCAGACCCCTGCCACCTCAGTCCCGAAGAACCAGATGGAGACTCAGAACAGGACCCACCAGAATCCACAAGCAAAACCTGAACCCTGGCACTTCCAGACTCACCATCTTAACCAGCACATAGCAG GAGACTGTGATTCCTCTAGGAAGAACCAGGacatgaagaaaaggaaattagatcCATCTTAA
- the RAD52 gene encoding DNA repair protein RAD52 homolog isoform X6 — translation MSGTEETVLGGRDRHPTGGNSVLCFGQYQYTAEEYQAIQNALRQRLGPEYISSRMAGGGQKVCYIEGHRVINLANEMFGYNGWAHSITQQNVDFVDLNNGKFYVGVCAFVRVQLKDGSYHEDVGYGVSEGLKSKALSLEKARKEAVTDGLKRALRSFGNALGNCILDKDYLRSLNKLPRQLPLEVDLTKAKRQDFEPSVEQARYSSCRQNTALVPPKPQEVTSPCRPSYSNGPHVVTQGDKDSSSRSLASCTMDSDATYLRKLRQKQLQQQFREKMERQQQGPPSTLPTEKKDQDSLEMWDMVLDVADSVVQPLAKPEPLQTPATSVPKNQMETQNRTHQNPQAKPEPWHFQTHHLNQHIAGDCDSSRKNQDMKKRKLDPS, via the exons ATGTCTGGGACTGAAGAAACAGTTCTTGGAGGCCGCGACAGGCATCCTACTGGTGGCAACTCTGTATTATGCTTTGGTCAG TACCAGTACACAGCAGAAGAGTACCAGGCCATCCAGAATGCTctgaggcagaggctgggcccAGAATATATAAGTAGCCGCATGGCTGGAGGAGGCCAGAAG GTGTGTTACATTGAGGGTCACAGGGTAATTaatctggccaatgagatgtttGGCTACAATGGCTGGGCCCACTCTATCACACAGCAGAATGTGG ATTTTGTTGACCTTAACAATGGCAAGTTCTACGTGGGAGTCTGTGCATTTGTGAGAGTCCAGTTGAAG GATGGCTCGTATCACGAAGACGTGGGTTATGGTGTTAGCGAGGGCCTCAAGTCAAAAGCCTTGTCTCTGGAAAAGGCGAGGAAGGAGGCAGTGACAGACGGGTTGAAGCGTGCACTGAG AAGTTTTGGGAATGCACTTGGAAATTGTATTCTGGACAAAGACTATCTGAGGTCCCTTAACAAGCTTCCACGCCAG ctGCCTCTTGAAGTAGATTTAACGAAAGCAAAGAGACAAGATTTTGAACCATCTGTGGAACAAGCCAGATATAGCAGCTGCCGACAGAATACAGCTCTGGTGCCCCCCAAGCCACAGGAGGTGACCTCCCCTTGCAGACCCAGCTACTCCAATGGCCCCCATGTTGTGACACAGGGGGATAAGGACAGCAGCTCCCG AAGCCTGGCCTCCTGCACTATGGATAGTGATGCCACATACCTGCGGAAGCTCCGGCAGAAACAGCTGCAGCAGCAGTTCCGGGAGAAAATGGAGAGGCAGCAGCAGGGTCCCCCCTCTACTCTACCCACTGAAAAGAAGGATCAAG ACAGTCTTGAAATGTGGGACATGGTTCTTGATGTAGCAGACAGTGTGGTCCAGCCCTTGGCTAAACCAGAACCACTGCAGACCCCTGCCACCTCAGTCCCGAAGAACCAGATGGAGACTCAGAACAGGACCCACCAGAATCCACAAGCAAAACCTGAACCCTGGCACTTCCAGACTCACCATCTTAACCAGCACATAGCAG GAGACTGTGATTCCTCTAGGAAGAACCAGGacatgaagaaaaggaaattagatcCATCTTAA
- the RAD52 gene encoding DNA repair protein RAD52 homolog isoform X9 produces MPGYCAEPRRGGHRNNNLKTSVTEVFTASCEAPPVSWCVHPRKAVQPLWLLFPLGPRRSLHRVAYTRSTRINMSGTEETVLGGRDRHPTGGNSVLCFGQDGSYHEDVGYGVSEGLKSKALSLEKARKEAVTDGLKRALRSFGNALGNCILDKDYLRSLNKLPRQLPLEVDLTKAKRQDFEPSVEQARYSSCRQNTALVPPKPQEVTSPCRPSYSNGPHVVTQGDKDSSSRSLASCTMDSDATYLRKLRQKQLQQQFREKMERQQQGPPSTLPTEKKDQAGPLAKHSTPGIAVSEPLTKTAVLADSLEMWDMVLDVADSVVQPLAKPEPLQTPATSVPKNQMETQNRTHQNPQAKPEPWHFQTHHLNQHIAGDCDSSRKNQDMKKRKLDPS; encoded by the exons GGTCTTCACTGCGTCCTGTGAGGCTCCTCCTGTCAGCTGGTGTGTGCACCCCAGGAAAGCAGTTCAGCCTCTGTGGCTTCTGTTTCCTCTTGGACCCCGCAGAAGTCTGCATCGGGTTGCTTACACA AGGTCAACCAGAATTAACATGTCTGGGACTGAAGAAACAGTTCTTGGAGGCCGCGACAGGCATCCTACTGGTGGCAACTCTGTATTATGCTTTGGTCAG GATGGCTCGTATCACGAAGACGTGGGTTATGGTGTTAGCGAGGGCCTCAAGTCAAAAGCCTTGTCTCTGGAAAAGGCGAGGAAGGAGGCAGTGACAGACGGGTTGAAGCGTGCACTGAG AAGTTTTGGGAATGCACTTGGAAATTGTATTCTGGACAAAGACTATCTGAGGTCCCTTAACAAGCTTCCACGCCAG ctGCCTCTTGAAGTAGATTTAACGAAAGCAAAGAGACAAGATTTTGAACCATCTGTGGAACAAGCCAGATATAGCAGCTGCCGACAGAATACAGCTCTGGTGCCCCCCAAGCCACAGGAGGTGACCTCCCCTTGCAGACCCAGCTACTCCAATGGCCCCCATGTTGTGACACAGGGGGATAAGGACAGCAGCTCCCG AAGCCTGGCCTCCTGCACTATGGATAGTGATGCCACATACCTGCGGAAGCTCCGGCAGAAACAGCTGCAGCAGCAGTTCCGGGAGAAAATGGAGAGGCAGCAGCAGGGTCCCCCCTCTACTCTACCCACTGAAAAGAAGGATCAAG CAGGACCACTGGCGAAGCACAGCACTCCCGGAATTGCTGTTTCAGAGCCACTCACTAAGACAGCCGTCCTTGCAG ACAGTCTTGAAATGTGGGACATGGTTCTTGATGTAGCAGACAGTGTGGTCCAGCCCTTGGCTAAACCAGAACCACTGCAGACCCCTGCCACCTCAGTCCCGAAGAACCAGATGGAGACTCAGAACAGGACCCACCAGAATCCACAAGCAAAACCTGAACCCTGGCACTTCCAGACTCACCATCTTAACCAGCACATAGCAG GAGACTGTGATTCCTCTAGGAAGAACCAGGacatgaagaaaaggaaattagatcCATCTTAA
- the RAD52 gene encoding DNA repair protein RAD52 homolog isoform X3, producing the protein MPGYCAEPRRGGHRNNNLKTSVTEVFTASCEAPPVSWCVHPRKAVQPLWLLFPLGPRRSLHRVAYTRSTRINMSGTEETVLGGRDRHPTGGNSVLCFGQYQYTAEEYQAIQNALRQRLGPEYISSRMAGGGQKVCYIEGHRVINLANEMFGYNGWAHSITQQNVDFVDLNNGKFYVGVCAFVRVQLKDGSYHEDVGYGVSEGLKSKALSLEKARKEAVTDGLKRALSFGNALGNCILDKDYLRSLNKLPRQLPLEVDLTKAKRQDFEPSVEQARYSSCRQNTALVPPKPQEVTSPCRPSYSNGPHVVTQGDKDSSSRSLASCTMDSDATYLRKLRQKQLQQQFREKMERQQQGPPSTLPTEKKDQAGPLAKHSTPGIAVSEPLTKTAVLADSLEMWDMVLDVADSVVQPLAKPEPLQTPATSVPKNQMETQNRTHQNPQAKPEPWHFQTHHLNQHIAGDCDSSRKNQDMKKRKLDPS; encoded by the exons GGTCTTCACTGCGTCCTGTGAGGCTCCTCCTGTCAGCTGGTGTGTGCACCCCAGGAAAGCAGTTCAGCCTCTGTGGCTTCTGTTTCCTCTTGGACCCCGCAGAAGTCTGCATCGGGTTGCTTACACA AGGTCAACCAGAATTAACATGTCTGGGACTGAAGAAACAGTTCTTGGAGGCCGCGACAGGCATCCTACTGGTGGCAACTCTGTATTATGCTTTGGTCAG TACCAGTACACAGCAGAAGAGTACCAGGCCATCCAGAATGCTctgaggcagaggctgggcccAGAATATATAAGTAGCCGCATGGCTGGAGGAGGCCAGAAG GTGTGTTACATTGAGGGTCACAGGGTAATTaatctggccaatgagatgtttGGCTACAATGGCTGGGCCCACTCTATCACACAGCAGAATGTGG ATTTTGTTGACCTTAACAATGGCAAGTTCTACGTGGGAGTCTGTGCATTTGTGAGAGTCCAGTTGAAG GATGGCTCGTATCACGAAGACGTGGGTTATGGTGTTAGCGAGGGCCTCAAGTCAAAAGCCTTGTCTCTGGAAAAGGCGAGGAAGGAGGCAGTGACAGACGGGTTGAAGCGTGCACTGAG TTTTGGGAATGCACTTGGAAATTGTATTCTGGACAAAGACTATCTGAGGTCCCTTAACAAGCTTCCACGCCAG ctGCCTCTTGAAGTAGATTTAACGAAAGCAAAGAGACAAGATTTTGAACCATCTGTGGAACAAGCCAGATATAGCAGCTGCCGACAGAATACAGCTCTGGTGCCCCCCAAGCCACAGGAGGTGACCTCCCCTTGCAGACCCAGCTACTCCAATGGCCCCCATGTTGTGACACAGGGGGATAAGGACAGCAGCTCCCG AAGCCTGGCCTCCTGCACTATGGATAGTGATGCCACATACCTGCGGAAGCTCCGGCAGAAACAGCTGCAGCAGCAGTTCCGGGAGAAAATGGAGAGGCAGCAGCAGGGTCCCCCCTCTACTCTACCCACTGAAAAGAAGGATCAAG CAGGACCACTGGCGAAGCACAGCACTCCCGGAATTGCTGTTTCAGAGCCACTCACTAAGACAGCCGTCCTTGCAG ACAGTCTTGAAATGTGGGACATGGTTCTTGATGTAGCAGACAGTGTGGTCCAGCCCTTGGCTAAACCAGAACCACTGCAGACCCCTGCCACCTCAGTCCCGAAGAACCAGATGGAGACTCAGAACAGGACCCACCAGAATCCACAAGCAAAACCTGAACCCTGGCACTTCCAGACTCACCATCTTAACCAGCACATAGCAG GAGACTGTGATTCCTCTAGGAAGAACCAGGacatgaagaaaaggaaattagatcCATCTTAA
- the RAD52 gene encoding DNA repair protein RAD52 homolog isoform X5 gives MPGYCAEPRRGGHRNNNLKTSVTEVFTASCEAPPVSWCVHPRKAVQPLWLLFPLGPRRSLHRVAYTRSTRINMSGTEETVLGGRDRHPTGGNSVLCFGQYQYTAEEYQAIQNALRQRLGPEYISSRMAGGGQKVCYIEGHRVINLANEMFGYNGWAHSITQQNVDFVDLNNGKFYVGVCAFVRVQLKDGSYHEDVGYGVSEGLKSKALSLEKARKEAVTDGLKRALRSFGNALGNCILDKDYLRSLNKLPRQLPLEVDLTKAKRQDFEPSVEQARYSSCRQNTALVPPKPQEVTSPCRPSYSNGPHVVTQGDKDSSSRSLASCTMDSDATYLRKLRQKQLQQQFREKMERQQQGPPSTLPTEKKDQDSLEMWDMVLDVADSVVQPLAKPEPLQTPATSVPKNQMETQNRTHQNPQAKPEPWHFQTHHLNQHIAGDCDSSRKNQDMKKRKLDPS, from the exons GGTCTTCACTGCGTCCTGTGAGGCTCCTCCTGTCAGCTGGTGTGTGCACCCCAGGAAAGCAGTTCAGCCTCTGTGGCTTCTGTTTCCTCTTGGACCCCGCAGAAGTCTGCATCGGGTTGCTTACACA AGGTCAACCAGAATTAACATGTCTGGGACTGAAGAAACAGTTCTTGGAGGCCGCGACAGGCATCCTACTGGTGGCAACTCTGTATTATGCTTTGGTCAG TACCAGTACACAGCAGAAGAGTACCAGGCCATCCAGAATGCTctgaggcagaggctgggcccAGAATATATAAGTAGCCGCATGGCTGGAGGAGGCCAGAAG GTGTGTTACATTGAGGGTCACAGGGTAATTaatctggccaatgagatgtttGGCTACAATGGCTGGGCCCACTCTATCACACAGCAGAATGTGG ATTTTGTTGACCTTAACAATGGCAAGTTCTACGTGGGAGTCTGTGCATTTGTGAGAGTCCAGTTGAAG GATGGCTCGTATCACGAAGACGTGGGTTATGGTGTTAGCGAGGGCCTCAAGTCAAAAGCCTTGTCTCTGGAAAAGGCGAGGAAGGAGGCAGTGACAGACGGGTTGAAGCGTGCACTGAG AAGTTTTGGGAATGCACTTGGAAATTGTATTCTGGACAAAGACTATCTGAGGTCCCTTAACAAGCTTCCACGCCAG ctGCCTCTTGAAGTAGATTTAACGAAAGCAAAGAGACAAGATTTTGAACCATCTGTGGAACAAGCCAGATATAGCAGCTGCCGACAGAATACAGCTCTGGTGCCCCCCAAGCCACAGGAGGTGACCTCCCCTTGCAGACCCAGCTACTCCAATGGCCCCCATGTTGTGACACAGGGGGATAAGGACAGCAGCTCCCG AAGCCTGGCCTCCTGCACTATGGATAGTGATGCCACATACCTGCGGAAGCTCCGGCAGAAACAGCTGCAGCAGCAGTTCCGGGAGAAAATGGAGAGGCAGCAGCAGGGTCCCCCCTCTACTCTACCCACTGAAAAGAAGGATCAAG ACAGTCTTGAAATGTGGGACATGGTTCTTGATGTAGCAGACAGTGTGGTCCAGCCCTTGGCTAAACCAGAACCACTGCAGACCCCTGCCACCTCAGTCCCGAAGAACCAGATGGAGACTCAGAACAGGACCCACCAGAATCCACAAGCAAAACCTGAACCCTGGCACTTCCAGACTCACCATCTTAACCAGCACATAGCAG GAGACTGTGATTCCTCTAGGAAGAACCAGGacatgaagaaaaggaaattagatcCATCTTAA
- the RAD52 gene encoding DNA repair protein RAD52 homolog isoform X4, translating into MPGYCAEPRRGGHRNNNLKTVFTASCEAPPVSWCVHPRKAVQPLWLLFPLGPRRSLHRVAYTRSTRINMSGTEETVLGGRDRHPTGGNSVLCFGQYQYTAEEYQAIQNALRQRLGPEYISSRMAGGGQKVCYIEGHRVINLANEMFGYNGWAHSITQQNVDFVDLNNGKFYVGVCAFVRVQLKDGSYHEDVGYGVSEGLKSKALSLEKARKEAVTDGLKRALRSFGNALGNCILDKDYLRSLNKLPRQLPLEVDLTKAKRQDFEPSVEQARYSSCRQNTALVPPKPQEVTSPCRPSYSNGPHVVTQGDKDSSSRSLASCTMDSDATYLRKLRQKQLQQQFREKMERQQQGPPSTLPTEKKDQAGPLAKHSTPGIAVSEPLTKTAVLADSLEMWDMVLDVADSVVQPLAKPEPLQTPATSVPKNQMETQNRTHQNPQAKPEPWHFQTHHLNQHIAGDCDSSRKNQDMKKRKLDPS; encoded by the exons GGTCTTCACTGCGTCCTGTGAGGCTCCTCCTGTCAGCTGGTGTGTGCACCCCAGGAAAGCAGTTCAGCCTCTGTGGCTTCTGTTTCCTCTTGGACCCCGCAGAAGTCTGCATCGGGTTGCTTACACA AGGTCAACCAGAATTAACATGTCTGGGACTGAAGAAACAGTTCTTGGAGGCCGCGACAGGCATCCTACTGGTGGCAACTCTGTATTATGCTTTGGTCAG TACCAGTACACAGCAGAAGAGTACCAGGCCATCCAGAATGCTctgaggcagaggctgggcccAGAATATATAAGTAGCCGCATGGCTGGAGGAGGCCAGAAG GTGTGTTACATTGAGGGTCACAGGGTAATTaatctggccaatgagatgtttGGCTACAATGGCTGGGCCCACTCTATCACACAGCAGAATGTGG ATTTTGTTGACCTTAACAATGGCAAGTTCTACGTGGGAGTCTGTGCATTTGTGAGAGTCCAGTTGAAG GATGGCTCGTATCACGAAGACGTGGGTTATGGTGTTAGCGAGGGCCTCAAGTCAAAAGCCTTGTCTCTGGAAAAGGCGAGGAAGGAGGCAGTGACAGACGGGTTGAAGCGTGCACTGAG AAGTTTTGGGAATGCACTTGGAAATTGTATTCTGGACAAAGACTATCTGAGGTCCCTTAACAAGCTTCCACGCCAG ctGCCTCTTGAAGTAGATTTAACGAAAGCAAAGAGACAAGATTTTGAACCATCTGTGGAACAAGCCAGATATAGCAGCTGCCGACAGAATACAGCTCTGGTGCCCCCCAAGCCACAGGAGGTGACCTCCCCTTGCAGACCCAGCTACTCCAATGGCCCCCATGTTGTGACACAGGGGGATAAGGACAGCAGCTCCCG AAGCCTGGCCTCCTGCACTATGGATAGTGATGCCACATACCTGCGGAAGCTCCGGCAGAAACAGCTGCAGCAGCAGTTCCGGGAGAAAATGGAGAGGCAGCAGCAGGGTCCCCCCTCTACTCTACCCACTGAAAAGAAGGATCAAG CAGGACCACTGGCGAAGCACAGCACTCCCGGAATTGCTGTTTCAGAGCCACTCACTAAGACAGCCGTCCTTGCAG ACAGTCTTGAAATGTGGGACATGGTTCTTGATGTAGCAGACAGTGTGGTCCAGCCCTTGGCTAAACCAGAACCACTGCAGACCCCTGCCACCTCAGTCCCGAAGAACCAGATGGAGACTCAGAACAGGACCCACCAGAATCCACAAGCAAAACCTGAACCCTGGCACTTCCAGACTCACCATCTTAACCAGCACATAGCAG GAGACTGTGATTCCTCTAGGAAGAACCAGGacatgaagaaaaggaaattagatcCATCTTAA
- the RAD52 gene encoding DNA repair protein RAD52 homolog isoform X2 has translation MPGYCAEPRRGGHRNNNLKTSVTEVFTASCEAPPVSWCVHPRKAVQPLWLLFPLGPRRSLHRVAYTRSTRINMSGTEETVLGGRDRHPTGGNSVLCFGQYQYTAEEYQAIQNALRQRLGPEYISSRMAGGGQKVCYIEGHRVINLANEMFGYNGWAHSITQQNVDFVDLNNGKFYVGVCAFVRVQLKDGSYHEDVGYGVSEGLKSKALSLEKARKEAVTDGLKRALRSFGNALGNCILDKDYLRSLNKLPRQLPLEVDLTKAKRQDFEPSVEQARYSSCRQNTALVPPKPQEVTSPCRPSYSNGPHVVTQGDKDSSSRSLASCTMDSDATYLRKLRQKQLQQQFREKMERQQQGPPSTLPTEKKDQGPLAKHSTPGIAVSEPLTKTAVLADSLEMWDMVLDVADSVVQPLAKPEPLQTPATSVPKNQMETQNRTHQNPQAKPEPWHFQTHHLNQHIAGDCDSSRKNQDMKKRKLDPS, from the exons GGTCTTCACTGCGTCCTGTGAGGCTCCTCCTGTCAGCTGGTGTGTGCACCCCAGGAAAGCAGTTCAGCCTCTGTGGCTTCTGTTTCCTCTTGGACCCCGCAGAAGTCTGCATCGGGTTGCTTACACA AGGTCAACCAGAATTAACATGTCTGGGACTGAAGAAACAGTTCTTGGAGGCCGCGACAGGCATCCTACTGGTGGCAACTCTGTATTATGCTTTGGTCAG TACCAGTACACAGCAGAAGAGTACCAGGCCATCCAGAATGCTctgaggcagaggctgggcccAGAATATATAAGTAGCCGCATGGCTGGAGGAGGCCAGAAG GTGTGTTACATTGAGGGTCACAGGGTAATTaatctggccaatgagatgtttGGCTACAATGGCTGGGCCCACTCTATCACACAGCAGAATGTGG ATTTTGTTGACCTTAACAATGGCAAGTTCTACGTGGGAGTCTGTGCATTTGTGAGAGTCCAGTTGAAG GATGGCTCGTATCACGAAGACGTGGGTTATGGTGTTAGCGAGGGCCTCAAGTCAAAAGCCTTGTCTCTGGAAAAGGCGAGGAAGGAGGCAGTGACAGACGGGTTGAAGCGTGCACTGAG AAGTTTTGGGAATGCACTTGGAAATTGTATTCTGGACAAAGACTATCTGAGGTCCCTTAACAAGCTTCCACGCCAG ctGCCTCTTGAAGTAGATTTAACGAAAGCAAAGAGACAAGATTTTGAACCATCTGTGGAACAAGCCAGATATAGCAGCTGCCGACAGAATACAGCTCTGGTGCCCCCCAAGCCACAGGAGGTGACCTCCCCTTGCAGACCCAGCTACTCCAATGGCCCCCATGTTGTGACACAGGGGGATAAGGACAGCAGCTCCCG AAGCCTGGCCTCCTGCACTATGGATAGTGATGCCACATACCTGCGGAAGCTCCGGCAGAAACAGCTGCAGCAGCAGTTCCGGGAGAAAATGGAGAGGCAGCAGCAGGGTCCCCCCTCTACTCTACCCACTGAAAAGAAGGATCAAG GACCACTGGCGAAGCACAGCACTCCCGGAATTGCTGTTTCAGAGCCACTCACTAAGACAGCCGTCCTTGCAG ACAGTCTTGAAATGTGGGACATGGTTCTTGATGTAGCAGACAGTGTGGTCCAGCCCTTGGCTAAACCAGAACCACTGCAGACCCCTGCCACCTCAGTCCCGAAGAACCAGATGGAGACTCAGAACAGGACCCACCAGAATCCACAAGCAAAACCTGAACCCTGGCACTTCCAGACTCACCATCTTAACCAGCACATAGCAG GAGACTGTGATTCCTCTAGGAAGAACCAGGacatgaagaaaaggaaattagatcCATCTTAA